A genomic segment from Diadema setosum chromosome 11, eeDiaSeto1, whole genome shotgun sequence encodes:
- the LOC140235079 gene encoding uncharacterized protein, protein MGGDDINLYLESCMACQERAIKESLGIGNRFESMLFNKWAPHLHPRRGKRPLRLSEDRDFVVCSVGDEYGDFPDRRPPWKPAGEVVERCFPLRTPLARSCATKAPTSATVAGYTGGENLEQKRRKRDSELESEI, encoded by the exons ATGGGTGGAGACGATATCAACTTGTATTTGGAAAGCTGTATGGCCTGTCAAGAGCGGGCGATTAAAGAAAGTTTAGGCATTGGAAACAG GTTTGAGTCGATGCTTTTCAACAAGTGGGCGCCTCATCTCCACCCTAGGCGGGGTAAACGCCCTCTACGTCTGTCCGAGGACAGGGACTTCGTCGTCTGCTCGGTGGGAGACGAGTATGGCGATTTTCCAGACCGTCGACCACCATGGAAACCCGCCGGAGAGGTGGTGGAACGCTGCTTTCCCCTTCGAACGCCGCTGGCGCGGAGCTGCGCCACGAAAGCGCCGACATCAGCGACGGTTGCCGGCTACACTGGCGGGGAAAACCTCGAGCAGAAGCGCCGGAAGAGAGACTCTGAACTGGAATCCGAAATCTGA